The following coding sequences are from one Halorubrum sp. BOL3-1 window:
- a CDS encoding winged helix-turn-helix domain-containing protein, translating to MKDEGDDSSGIGMAAGEEIDGETGPSVGGEPDATAADGSGAAADGRPGAATSAGSGVGAGGGSGAVTDESIGVIAFLTRSPVRVRVLHALHRNGPVEKRELRDLVDGVRTTVTRNLTALEDRGWIEDTPEGYEITGCGRMIVEELVALTESASLAVDLRPALRWLNVERLDLDLRHFERANITAAASTNPYAPIEEQVALVRRATAVRAALPTVNRQILEASRRTARSDGGDVTLVVEAEAITELRGRYPELFADVCRECAVLEYEGTLPYYLGVDGDDGVQLGTTDDDNLIRVLLRFEPDDGVRSWATDRFERFERDAHPVEKPG from the coding sequence ATGAAAGACGAGGGAGACGATTCGAGCGGAATCGGTATGGCGGCCGGAGAGGAGATCGACGGCGAAACGGGGCCGTCGGTGGGCGGTGAGCCGGACGCGACGGCGGCCGACGGGTCGGGTGCCGCGGCGGACGGCAGACCCGGTGCCGCGACGAGCGCTGGGAGCGGCGTTGGGGCGGGCGGCGGGAGCGGCGCCGTGACGGACGAATCAATCGGTGTAATCGCGTTTCTCACTCGCTCGCCGGTCCGCGTGCGGGTGCTTCACGCCTTACACCGAAACGGCCCGGTAGAGAAGCGGGAACTCCGTGACCTGGTCGACGGCGTGCGGACGACCGTAACGCGGAACCTGACCGCCTTGGAGGACCGGGGGTGGATCGAGGACACGCCAGAGGGATACGAGATAACCGGGTGCGGGCGGATGATAGTCGAAGAGCTGGTCGCGCTCACCGAGAGCGCGTCGCTCGCCGTCGACCTGCGGCCGGCGCTGCGGTGGCTCAACGTCGAGAGGCTCGACCTCGACTTGCGGCACTTCGAGCGGGCAAACATCACCGCTGCGGCCTCAACGAACCCGTACGCGCCCATCGAAGAGCAGGTCGCGCTGGTCCGCCGGGCGACGGCCGTCCGTGCCGCGCTCCCTACCGTGAACAGACAGATCCTAGAGGCGTCGCGCCGGACGGCTCGGAGCGACGGCGGCGACGTCACGCTCGTGGTGGAGGCGGAGGCGATAACCGAACTCCGAGGCCGGTACCCGGAGCTGTTCGCCGACGTGTGTCGGGAGTGCGCGGTGTTGGAGTACGAGGGAACGCTCCCGTACTACCTCGGCGTCGACGGCGACGATGGCGTTCAGCTGGGAACGACCGACGACGACAACCTGATCCGGGTGTTGCTCCGGTTCGAGCCCGACGACGGCGTCCGGTCGTGGGCCACCGACCGCTTCGAACGGTTCGAGCGCGACGCGCATCCCGTGGAGAAACCCGGATAA
- a CDS encoding cryptochrome/photolyase family protein: MSDRTTLWLLGDQLNPDLDALDAADDVLLVEAHGFADRKPYHAHKLTLVFSAMRHFRDELRERGHDVTYLRAESFGEGLDEFFAAHATGAGTDDADGVAGDGPRLRLMRPASRGAGERLRELVAERGGTLELVDNELFWTTPDDWRAWAGGEETAIGADGAADRAYRQENWYRHVRRETGVLMTDDGPVGGEWNYDDKNQETPPDGWEPPARPTFDPDDLTRETHAWVRERFDTWGNGSLDEFAWPVTREDAREALDRFVSEGLPAFGRYQDAMVGGEPFLSHSLLSPAINLGLLDPREPVRAVEEAYAERGVDPGEHDPEATGTATLDDFGNGDGDGDRDEDAGGGDLPPVPLNAAEGFIRQVIGWREFMRHVYREAMPELAGANQLEQDRELPPAYWDGDTDMRCLSEAVGHVREFGYAHHIERLMVLANFALVYGADPAEVNEWFHLGFVDAYHWVTTPNVVAMGSFGTDVLSSKPYASSGSYVNRMSDHCADCPYAVSRTTGEGACPFNALYWDFLKENEETLRGTGRMGLMYSHVDDKDDEEWESIRERAATVRELAAEGSCSGWRENCSGRSRSAYSPLTSRRSRGSACS; this comes from the coding sequence GTGAGCGACCGGACGACCCTGTGGCTGCTCGGCGACCAACTCAACCCCGACCTCGACGCCCTCGACGCGGCCGACGACGTGCTGTTGGTCGAGGCGCACGGCTTCGCTGACCGGAAGCCGTACCACGCGCACAAGCTGACGCTCGTGTTCTCCGCGATGCGGCACTTCCGGGACGAGCTGCGCGAGCGCGGCCACGACGTGACGTACCTGCGGGCCGAATCCTTCGGCGAGGGCCTCGACGAGTTCTTCGCCGCGCATGCGACTGGAGCGGGAACCGACGACGCCGACGGCGTCGCCGGCGACGGACCGCGTCTGCGGCTCATGCGACCCGCGAGCCGCGGCGCGGGCGAGCGGCTTCGCGAACTCGTCGCCGAGCGCGGCGGAACCCTCGAACTCGTCGACAACGAGCTGTTCTGGACGACGCCCGACGACTGGCGGGCGTGGGCCGGCGGAGAGGAGACGGCGATCGGCGCCGACGGCGCCGCCGACCGCGCCTACCGACAAGAGAACTGGTACCGGCACGTCCGCCGCGAGACGGGCGTGTTGATGACAGACGACGGCCCGGTCGGCGGAGAGTGGAACTACGACGACAAAAACCAGGAGACGCCGCCCGACGGCTGGGAGCCGCCCGCGCGGCCGACGTTCGATCCCGACGACCTGACCCGGGAGACCCACGCGTGGGTGCGCGAGCGGTTCGACACGTGGGGGAACGGCTCGCTCGACGAGTTCGCGTGGCCGGTCACCCGCGAGGACGCGCGCGAGGCGCTCGACCGCTTCGTCAGCGAGGGGCTCCCCGCGTTCGGGCGGTATCAGGACGCGATGGTCGGCGGCGAGCCGTTCCTCTCGCACTCGCTGCTCTCGCCCGCGATCAACCTCGGGCTGCTCGACCCGCGCGAACCGGTCCGCGCCGTCGAGGAGGCGTACGCGGAGCGCGGCGTCGACCCCGGCGAGCACGATCCGGAGGCGACCGGGACGGCGACGCTCGACGACTTCGGGAACGGCGACGGGGACGGCGACCGCGACGAGGACGCCGGCGGCGGCGACCTCCCGCCGGTCCCGCTCAACGCCGCGGAGGGGTTCATCAGGCAGGTGATCGGCTGGCGCGAGTTCATGCGTCACGTCTACCGCGAGGCGATGCCCGAGCTGGCCGGCGCGAACCAGCTCGAGCAGGACCGGGAGCTGCCGCCGGCCTACTGGGACGGCGACACGGACATGCGGTGTCTCTCGGAGGCGGTCGGGCACGTCCGCGAGTTCGGGTACGCCCATCACATCGAGCGGCTGATGGTGCTCGCCAACTTCGCGTTGGTCTACGGCGCCGACCCCGCCGAGGTGAACGAGTGGTTCCACCTCGGGTTCGTCGACGCCTACCACTGGGTGACGACGCCGAACGTCGTCGCGATGGGGTCGTTCGGGACGGACGTCCTCTCCTCGAAGCCGTACGCCTCGTCGGGGAGCTACGTCAACCGGATGAGCGACCACTGCGCCGACTGCCCGTACGCCGTCTCCCGCACCACCGGCGAGGGCGCCTGTCCGTTCAACGCGCTCTACTGGGACTTCTTGAAAGAAAACGAGGAGACCCTCCGCGGCACCGGACGGATGGGACTGATGTACTCGCACGTCGACGACAAGGACGACGAGGAGTGGGAGTCGATCCGCGAGCGCGCGGCGACAGTTCGGGAGCTGGCGGCCGAGGGGAGCTGTAGCGGGTGGAGAGAGAATTGTAGCGGGCGGAGCCGTAGTGCCTACTCGCCGCTCACGAGCCGACGCAGCCGTGGGAGCGCCTGCTCGTAG
- a CDS encoding aldo/keto reductase, protein MEYTTLGDTGMTVSKICLGCMSFGDSDWREWVLDEEEGRELVERAIDLGVNFFDTANMYSDGESERVLGEALDGYDRDQFVVATKGYFRMDESNPNSGGLSRKAIEQELSNSLDRLGTDTIDLYQIHRWDDETPIEETLAALDDAVRRGDVRYVGASSMWAHQFADALHVSDREGYERFATMQNHYNLAYREEEREMLPLCENEGIGVMPWSPLARGYLTRPHEDVDATLRGETEEHLYAHPYREGGGLEVNERVQELADEKDAKMAQIALAWLFQVEWVDTPIVGTTSVEHLEDAVEALDIDLSDSDIEWLEEPYEPVRVSGHE, encoded by the coding sequence ATGGAGTACACGACACTCGGAGACACCGGGATGACAGTCTCGAAGATCTGTCTGGGCTGTATGAGCTTCGGTGACTCCGACTGGCGCGAGTGGGTCCTCGACGAGGAGGAGGGGAGAGAGTTGGTCGAGCGCGCGATCGACCTCGGGGTGAACTTCTTCGATACGGCGAACATGTACTCGGACGGCGAGAGCGAGCGCGTCCTCGGGGAGGCGCTCGACGGGTACGACCGCGATCAGTTCGTCGTCGCCACGAAGGGCTACTTCCGGATGGACGAGTCGAATCCGAACTCGGGCGGCCTCTCTCGGAAGGCGATCGAACAGGAGCTGTCGAACTCGCTCGACCGGCTCGGCACCGACACGATCGACCTCTATCAGATCCACCGCTGGGACGACGAGACGCCCATCGAGGAGACGCTGGCGGCGCTCGACGACGCCGTGCGGCGCGGCGACGTCCGGTACGTCGGTGCCTCCTCCATGTGGGCCCACCAGTTCGCGGACGCCTTACACGTCAGCGACCGCGAGGGGTACGAGCGGTTCGCGACCATGCAGAACCACTACAACCTCGCGTACCGGGAGGAGGAGCGCGAGATGCTGCCGCTGTGCGAGAACGAAGGGATCGGTGTGATGCCGTGGAGTCCGCTCGCCCGGGGGTACCTGACGCGTCCGCACGAGGACGTCGACGCGACGCTCCGCGGCGAGACCGAAGAGCACCTCTACGCGCATCCGTACCGCGAGGGCGGCGGTCTCGAAGTCAACGAGCGCGTCCAGGAACTGGCCGACGAGAAGGACGCGAAGATGGCGCAGATCGCGCTCGCGTGGCTGTTCCAAGTGGAGTGGGTCGACACGCCTATCGTCGGGACGACGAGTGTCGAACACCTCGAAGACGCGGTCGAAGCCCTCGATATCGACCTCTCGGACTCCGATATCGAGTGGCTCGAAGAACCGTACGAGCCGGTCCGCGTCTCCGGCCACGAGTAG
- a CDS encoding PGF-pre-PGF domain-containing protein: MNTTRTLLVVAVVLLAPLAAAGPAAAQPNPPAEFYGSAAVDGEPAPEGTTVQAVLGDEVVDETTVDGDGQYGGADAFDERLTVQCTADDQSSTVEFQLASGVSAEETATCTPGETVEADLTFPSLGDNPGDGGDGSDGGDGSDGSDGGDGSDGSDGSDGSDGGDTTASTGGGGGGGGAVGPSDEGPSVDVTSVDDGATLRIEDVPGNDPVDVPVDGAASGVGVALQSMTVDHQLPPEDYRIEVTNVGEEPASAPSLDDAEAVGYLNVEPIGTDRISSASLEFAVDSAELPSSASAEDVALYRYADGWERLDTGPVATEGDTYEFVAQTDEFSSFAVGVATADVAVTAASLEADEVTAGDQVEVTATVTNEGAADGEATVALLVDGEERADQRVTVPGDESIEVLFSATVDDPGEYSIAVGGTDAGSLSVVEADATVDDTDGDGASAETGGDDASEETGGDDAILEEQTPGFGPVVALLAVVVAALLARRR; the protein is encoded by the coding sequence ATGAACACCACCAGAACGCTGCTCGTCGTCGCCGTGGTCCTGCTCGCGCCGCTAGCCGCCGCCGGCCCGGCGGCCGCGCAGCCGAATCCGCCGGCCGAGTTCTACGGATCGGCCGCGGTTGACGGTGAGCCAGCGCCAGAAGGCACAACGGTTCAGGCCGTCCTCGGCGACGAGGTCGTCGACGAGACCACGGTGGACGGTGACGGCCAGTATGGTGGCGCGGACGCGTTCGACGAACGGCTCACCGTCCAGTGTACCGCCGACGATCAGAGTAGCACGGTCGAGTTCCAGCTCGCGAGCGGCGTGAGCGCCGAGGAGACTGCGACGTGTACGCCGGGCGAGACCGTCGAGGCCGACCTGACGTTCCCGTCGCTGGGAGACAATCCCGGTGACGGCGGCGACGGCTCCGACGGCGGCGACGGCTCTGACGGTTCCGACGGCGGCGACGGCTCCGACGGTTCCGACGGCTCCGACGGTTCCGACGGCGGTGACACCACGGCCTCCACCGGCGGCGGTGGCGGCGGTGGGGGTGCCGTCGGTCCCTCGGACGAGGGGCCAAGCGTCGACGTGACGTCGGTCGATGACGGGGCGACGCTTCGGATCGAGGACGTGCCCGGGAACGACCCGGTCGACGTTCCGGTCGACGGCGCGGCCTCGGGCGTCGGCGTCGCGCTCCAGTCGATGACCGTCGACCATCAGCTCCCGCCGGAGGACTACCGAATCGAAGTGACGAACGTCGGCGAGGAGCCGGCCAGTGCGCCGTCGCTTGACGACGCCGAAGCGGTCGGCTACCTCAACGTGGAGCCGATCGGGACCGACCGGATATCGAGCGCGTCGCTCGAGTTCGCGGTCGACTCGGCGGAGCTCCCGTCGAGCGCGTCCGCCGAGGACGTCGCGTTGTACCGCTACGCGGACGGCTGGGAGCGGCTCGACACCGGGCCGGTCGCGACCGAGGGCGACACCTACGAGTTCGTCGCGCAGACCGACGAGTTCTCGTCGTTCGCCGTCGGGGTCGCGACCGCGGACGTCGCGGTGACTGCGGCCTCGCTGGAGGCCGACGAGGTCACCGCCGGCGATCAGGTCGAGGTGACCGCCACCGTGACGAACGAGGGCGCGGCCGACGGCGAGGCGACCGTCGCGCTGCTCGTCGACGGCGAGGAACGGGCCGACCAGCGAGTCACCGTGCCCGGCGACGAGTCGATCGAAGTGCTGTTTTCGGCGACCGTCGACGACCCGGGGGAGTACTCGATCGCAGTCGGCGGCACCGATGCCGGCAGCCTCTCGGTCGTCGAGGCCGATGCGACCGTCGACGACACCGATGGCGACGGCGCAAGCGCGGAGACCGGGGGCGACGACGCGAGCGAGGAGACCGGGGGCGACGACGCGATACTCGAAGAACAGACCCCCGGGTTCGGCCCGGTCGTCGCGCTGCTCGCGGTGGTCGTCGCCGCGCTGCTCGCGCGCCGCCGCTGA
- a CDS encoding right-handed parallel beta-helix repeat-containing protein: MVVVSMLAVGGFAVGPAAANHTGSFPSDEDDLASDEILVDDDFEDGEVNESDQIFDELGPALEEAEAAFTVYVAEGDYTENAVVDTNVDLIGENEGDDQFDGVRIEADDPAEPALNVQTDGLTVTHMTIVGGDGPGVLLSGSSGTDNVKNLNFEHNIVVAGDGGTGFDAVPMSMGEPDDGNELIDNTFTVAPGASAESLVFIAGGPVSEGEQPDGYTVADNTFTTETPTGSDDGTTGISLHLESDNAVVEDNQFPSTGAGESYDVAVAGDNNEVQNNDLSSSGFDDGLYLVGEDVSVTDNVVDSADDNGVNVLGGSADVSLSGNEVSNSGAWGVNAAGVTGLDVVGNTVEDNLGGVLVTGSSTVDVSENTISDSELEGVSVSGSETVAVSDNDVDAADDLGAGIDVSESSDVSVLANDVTANDDGGISLADITAGAAVNDNLVDGSGGGIAAANVAGGLTVDNNDVTNNDDGLDVSNVTGALDVMDNLVDANEDDGITVDGVAQGDTAVTANEVTNNDDPAPDTFEYGISVVDVDALDVSDNLVESNDVYGVVVDSAGDITAASNTISDHGSDGLSVSNAGNVTATSNDVSDVGDGITATGVADVDASDNTVSDADIGIGVAEAAEVSVTSSDVSDIDGQAIGVNTVATATVAENVIESAGDGIAVGGAAIDASVTDNDVSDVGTGIAIDAAGTDEPVDVERNVLDAYDTGIHFEAFDAEQPPYATYNDLLDEEGVDVANDGPTTVEALLNYYDTDADVSHSDVDENAAFEGDVLYDPFLTVSQSDVSVQEPENTQEFGHELTLEATPNTSDPQVVAFPASVDGTVEEVFSDLPAGASVFAYDASEDEFVPGGDMANESVGALDAFVVTDLDEDATIAFEYPSEGTASPGVKQLEEGWNLVGAPKKTTVSTAFSSVLNGQEAQVNHLYGNAADQPAFVDDTTAQRNGAPLWFESTEDASGQAPSFSVLGNEPGNQIVSPYTGYWVSIDAGTDDATVTGALPDVGATTLEEIQTLETDETEDEI; encoded by the coding sequence GTGGTGGTAGTATCGATGCTCGCTGTCGGCGGGTTCGCGGTGGGCCCGGCGGCGGCGAATCACACGGGATCGTTCCCGTCCGACGAGGACGACCTCGCAAGCGACGAGATTCTCGTTGACGACGACTTCGAGGACGGGGAAGTCAACGAGTCGGACCAGATATTCGACGAGCTCGGTCCGGCGCTCGAAGAGGCCGAGGCCGCGTTCACCGTGTACGTCGCGGAGGGCGACTACACGGAGAACGCCGTTGTCGACACGAACGTCGACCTGATCGGCGAAAACGAGGGCGACGACCAGTTCGACGGGGTCCGGATCGAAGCCGACGACCCGGCCGAGCCGGCCCTCAACGTCCAGACCGACGGGCTCACCGTCACCCACATGACGATCGTGGGCGGCGACGGGCCGGGCGTGCTTCTCTCCGGGAGCTCCGGCACAGACAACGTCAAGAACCTCAACTTCGAACACAACATCGTCGTCGCGGGCGATGGTGGCACCGGATTCGACGCGGTGCCGATGTCGATGGGCGAGCCCGACGACGGGAACGAGCTGATCGACAACACGTTCACCGTCGCACCGGGCGCGAGCGCCGAATCGCTGGTGTTCATCGCTGGCGGTCCCGTTTCCGAGGGCGAGCAGCCCGACGGCTACACCGTCGCGGACAACACGTTCACGACGGAGACGCCGACCGGGTCCGACGACGGCACGACCGGCATCTCGCTCCACCTCGAGAGCGACAACGCTGTAGTCGAGGACAACCAGTTCCCCTCCACGGGAGCAGGGGAGTCGTACGACGTCGCCGTCGCCGGCGACAACAACGAGGTCCAGAACAACGACCTCTCGTCAAGCGGCTTCGACGATGGACTCTACCTCGTCGGCGAGGACGTCTCGGTGACGGACAACGTCGTCGACAGCGCCGACGACAACGGCGTCAACGTTCTCGGCGGCTCCGCGGACGTGAGCCTCTCCGGGAACGAGGTCTCGAACTCCGGTGCCTGGGGCGTCAACGCCGCGGGCGTGACCGGTCTCGACGTCGTCGGAAACACGGTAGAGGACAACCTTGGCGGCGTTCTCGTCACCGGATCGTCGACGGTCGACGTGAGCGAGAACACTATCTCGGACAGCGAGCTTGAGGGCGTCTCAGTCTCCGGGAGCGAGACGGTGGCGGTCTCCGACAACGACGTCGACGCCGCCGACGACCTCGGCGCCGGGATCGACGTCAGCGAGTCGAGCGACGTCTCCGTACTCGCCAACGACGTGACGGCCAACGATGATGGCGGCATCTCGCTCGCGGACATCACCGCGGGCGCCGCGGTCAACGACAACCTCGTCGACGGAAGCGGGGGCGGCATCGCTGCGGCAAACGTCGCCGGCGGCCTCACGGTCGATAACAACGACGTCACGAACAACGATGACGGGCTCGACGTAAGCAACGTCACCGGTGCGCTCGACGTCATGGACAACCTCGTCGACGCGAACGAGGACGACGGGATCACCGTCGACGGCGTCGCGCAGGGCGACACCGCGGTGACGGCCAACGAGGTCACGAACAACGACGATCCGGCGCCGGATACGTTCGAGTACGGCATCTCCGTCGTCGACGTCGACGCGCTCGACGTGAGCGACAACCTCGTCGAGAGCAACGACGTGTACGGCGTCGTGGTCGATAGCGCCGGCGATATCACCGCCGCGTCGAACACGATCTCGGACCATGGGAGCGACGGACTGTCCGTCTCGAACGCCGGGAACGTGACCGCGACGAGTAACGACGTCAGCGACGTCGGTGACGGGATCACCGCGACCGGTGTCGCGGACGTCGACGCCTCGGACAACACGGTCAGCGACGCCGACATCGGTATCGGTGTCGCCGAAGCGGCTGAGGTCAGTGTCACGTCCAGTGACGTGAGCGACATCGACGGCCAGGCGATCGGCGTCAACACTGTCGCGACCGCAACGGTCGCGGAGAACGTCATCGAGAGCGCGGGCGACGGGATTGCGGTGGGCGGCGCCGCGATCGACGCCAGCGTGACCGACAACGACGTCTCCGACGTGGGAACCGGCATCGCGATCGACGCGGCCGGCACCGACGAGCCGGTCGACGTCGAGCGCAACGTGCTCGACGCGTACGACACCGGCATCCACTTCGAGGCGTTCGACGCCGAACAACCGCCGTACGCGACGTACAACGACCTCCTCGACGAGGAGGGCGTCGATGTCGCCAACGACGGGCCGACGACCGTCGAGGCGCTGCTCAACTACTACGACACCGACGCGGATGTCTCGCACTCGGACGTCGACGAGAACGCCGCCTTCGAGGGCGACGTGCTCTACGACCCGTTCCTGACCGTCTCGCAGTCCGACGTCAGCGTTCAGGAGCCGGAGAACACCCAAGAGTTCGGCCACGAGCTGACGCTCGAGGCCACGCCGAACACGAGTGACCCGCAGGTCGTCGCCTTCCCGGCGTCGGTCGACGGCACGGTCGAAGAGGTCTTCTCCGACCTACCCGCGGGCGCCTCCGTGTTCGCGTACGATGCCTCTGAGGACGAGTTCGTCCCCGGCGGCGACATGGCCAACGAGTCGGTCGGCGCGCTCGACGCGTTCGTCGTGACCGACCTCGACGAGGACGCGACGATCGCCTTCGAGTACCCGTCCGAGGGCACCGCGAGCCCCGGCGTAAAGCAGCTTGAGGAGGGCTGGAACCTCGTTGGTGCTCCAAAAAAGACCACGGTGAGCACGGCGTTCTCCAGTGTTCTCAACGGTCAAGAGGCGCAGGTGAACCACCTCTACGGTAACGCCGCGGACCAGCCTGCCTTCGTGGACGACACGACGGCCCAGCGGAACGGCGCTCCGCTCTGGTTCGAGAGCACTGAGGATGCCTCGGGTCAGGCGCCGTCGTTCAGCGTGCTGGGTAACGAGCCCGGCAACCAGATCGTGAGCCCGTACACCGGGTACTGGGTGAGCATCGACGCTGGCACCGATGACGCGACGGTGACCGGCGCGCTGCCGGATGTCGGTGCGACCACACTCGAGGAGATCCAGACGCTCGAAACGGACGAGACTGAAGACGAGATCTAG